A region from the Poecilia reticulata strain Guanapo linkage group LG12, Guppy_female_1.0+MT, whole genome shotgun sequence genome encodes:
- the ifrd2 gene encoding interferon-related developmental regulator 2 isoform X1 — protein sequence MPRSKKGKRGSSKPGSLRQEVLQLQLSAKGSLKGVKNGMKGESAASDDELTSDILSHYSSASETASVLEEGPGSEQVDEQTAQEETEDKLKQCIDNLMDKSAKTRLAGLESLRQAFSSRVLYDFLTGQRLTVRDCLERSLKKGGGEEQAAAANVFTLLCIQLGGGDEAEEGFKSLRPVLTSILNDGGANIAARQSCARALGLCCYVSTAEEGEDLVKSLALLESVFSSSYPNREGTLPTHKPGLPGLHTAALQAWSLLATLCPTSKLSELLELHLPKLQACLQSSDVNYRIAVGETIALLVELGRDIDEEFEVEDTESLCECLKSLATDGNKHRAKNDRRKQRSIFREVLHYIENEDFTEEKIRFGVESVYIDGWMRKRIYDAFKEILESGVRHHLQYNQLLRDIFGLGPPLILDAATIKGSKISRVEKHLFNSAAFKARTKLRNKVRDKRADVM from the exons GTTCTCTGCGTCAGGAGgttcttcagctgcagctttcagcTAAAGGATCGTTGAAAG gTGTTAAAAACGGGATGAAGGGAGAATCTGCAGCCAGTGACGATGAGCTGACATCGGACATTCTCAGCCACTACAGTAGCGCCAGTGAAACTGCTTCTGTCCTGGAAGAGGGCCCAG GGAGTGAGCAGGTGGATGAACAGACTGCACAAGAAGAAACGGAAGACAAGCTCAAGCAGTGTATAGACAACCTAATGGACAAAAG TGCAAAGACTCGTCTGGCAGGCCTGGAGTCACTACGACAAGCTTTCTCCTCCAGAGTTCTGTACGACTTCCTGACAGGCCAGCGTCTCACCGTGCGCGACTGCCTGGAGAGAAGTCTCAAAAAAG GCGGCGGAGAGGAGCAGGCCGCGGCCGCAAACGTTTTCACCCTGCTGTGCATCCAGCTGGGAGGAGGGGACGAGGCCGAGGAGGGCTTCAAGTCGCTTCGTCCTGTTCTCACCTCCATCCTGAATGACGGCGGTGCCAACATAGCAGCTCGTCAGAGC TGTGCCAGGGCTTTGGGGCTGTGTTGCTATGTCTCCACTGCAGAAGAAGGAGAG GACCTGGTCAAGTCGCTGGCTCTTCTGGAGAGTGTCTTCTCGTCTTCCTACCCTAACAGAGAAGGAACGCTGCCCACACACAAACCGGGTCTGCCCGGCCTTCACACTGCCGCCCTGCAGGCCTGGTCACTGCTGGCCACGCTCTGTCCCACTTCCAAACTCAGTGAGCTGCTGGAACT GCACCTTCCTAAGCTTCAGGCCTGTCTGCAGAGCAGCGACGTCAACTACAGGATTGCAGTGGGAGAGACGATCGCTCTGCTGGTGGAGTTAGGCCGAGATATAGATGAg GAGTTTGAGGTGGAGGACACCGAAAGTCTGTGCGAATGTCTGAAGAGTTTAGCCACAGACGGCAACAAACACAGAGCCAAAAACGACAGGAGGAAACAGCGCTCCATCTTCAGAGAGGTGCTACATTACATAGAG AATGAGGATTTCACTGAGGAGAAGATCAGATTTGGGGTGGAGAGCGTTTACATCGATGGGTGGATGAGGAAAAGAATCTACGATGCCTTCAAGGAGATCCTAGAATCTGGAGTTAGACACCATCTACAG TACAACCAGCTTCTCCGAGACATCTTTGGCCTTGGACCTCCCCTCATCTTAGATGCTGCTACTATCAAAGGCAGTAAGATCTCTCGGGTAGAGAAG CATTTATTCAACTCGGCTGCCTTCAAAGCTCGAACGAAACTGAGGAATAAAGTCAGGGACAAACGCGCTGATGTCATGTGA
- the ifrd2 gene encoding interferon-related developmental regulator 2 isoform X2, with the protein MPRSKKGKRGSSKPGVKNGMKGESAASDDELTSDILSHYSSASETASVLEEGPGSEQVDEQTAQEETEDKLKQCIDNLMDKSAKTRLAGLESLRQAFSSRVLYDFLTGQRLTVRDCLERSLKKGGGEEQAAAANVFTLLCIQLGGGDEAEEGFKSLRPVLTSILNDGGANIAARQSCARALGLCCYVSTAEEGEDLVKSLALLESVFSSSYPNREGTLPTHKPGLPGLHTAALQAWSLLATLCPTSKLSELLELHLPKLQACLQSSDVNYRIAVGETIALLVELGRDIDEEFEVEDTESLCECLKSLATDGNKHRAKNDRRKQRSIFREVLHYIENEDFTEEKIRFGVESVYIDGWMRKRIYDAFKEILESGVRHHLQYNQLLRDIFGLGPPLILDAATIKGSKISRVEKHLFNSAAFKARTKLRNKVRDKRADVM; encoded by the exons gTGTTAAAAACGGGATGAAGGGAGAATCTGCAGCCAGTGACGATGAGCTGACATCGGACATTCTCAGCCACTACAGTAGCGCCAGTGAAACTGCTTCTGTCCTGGAAGAGGGCCCAG GGAGTGAGCAGGTGGATGAACAGACTGCACAAGAAGAAACGGAAGACAAGCTCAAGCAGTGTATAGACAACCTAATGGACAAAAG TGCAAAGACTCGTCTGGCAGGCCTGGAGTCACTACGACAAGCTTTCTCCTCCAGAGTTCTGTACGACTTCCTGACAGGCCAGCGTCTCACCGTGCGCGACTGCCTGGAGAGAAGTCTCAAAAAAG GCGGCGGAGAGGAGCAGGCCGCGGCCGCAAACGTTTTCACCCTGCTGTGCATCCAGCTGGGAGGAGGGGACGAGGCCGAGGAGGGCTTCAAGTCGCTTCGTCCTGTTCTCACCTCCATCCTGAATGACGGCGGTGCCAACATAGCAGCTCGTCAGAGC TGTGCCAGGGCTTTGGGGCTGTGTTGCTATGTCTCCACTGCAGAAGAAGGAGAG GACCTGGTCAAGTCGCTGGCTCTTCTGGAGAGTGTCTTCTCGTCTTCCTACCCTAACAGAGAAGGAACGCTGCCCACACACAAACCGGGTCTGCCCGGCCTTCACACTGCCGCCCTGCAGGCCTGGTCACTGCTGGCCACGCTCTGTCCCACTTCCAAACTCAGTGAGCTGCTGGAACT GCACCTTCCTAAGCTTCAGGCCTGTCTGCAGAGCAGCGACGTCAACTACAGGATTGCAGTGGGAGAGACGATCGCTCTGCTGGTGGAGTTAGGCCGAGATATAGATGAg GAGTTTGAGGTGGAGGACACCGAAAGTCTGTGCGAATGTCTGAAGAGTTTAGCCACAGACGGCAACAAACACAGAGCCAAAAACGACAGGAGGAAACAGCGCTCCATCTTCAGAGAGGTGCTACATTACATAGAG AATGAGGATTTCACTGAGGAGAAGATCAGATTTGGGGTGGAGAGCGTTTACATCGATGGGTGGATGAGGAAAAGAATCTACGATGCCTTCAAGGAGATCCTAGAATCTGGAGTTAGACACCATCTACAG TACAACCAGCTTCTCCGAGACATCTTTGGCCTTGGACCTCCCCTCATCTTAGATGCTGCTACTATCAAAGGCAGTAAGATCTCTCGGGTAGAGAAG CATTTATTCAACTCGGCTGCCTTCAAAGCTCGAACGAAACTGAGGAATAAAGTCAGGGACAAACGCGCTGATGTCATGTGA
- the zgc:136971 gene encoding acylamino-acid-releasing enzyme isoform X1, with translation MDSDQITGLYGKVSGLAAPVSAHVSEEQLPEVRIYTVTAEWIQTDLVRNSRLRYSQQWTLIADSNNHKSIRTVLPPGPCSPLSGELLSELSPIRGLRAVVRETGSQQLLEIWDRHGLRKSLNLSALNIHGRVYDDTQFGCLSWSECESKLLFVAERSRSSSAETRSGESASRKDRSVYCEDWGEALTSKSVPVLCVVDLHHGEVHVLQGVPQDVSPGQALWAPGSQAVFFVGWYHEPFRLGLKFCSNRRSALFRLSLDGRCECISGDNLSVSCPRLSPDGSTLIYLQGSVFGPHNQCLSVQQLDLSSGKTSTLLDVISRPQTGEFAGVYEALPSRCWSADGQKVVFSSAVRNWKDVFMVDRGTKKVSSLSDKHQRQVEAADVSDLSKVYGSWKLLTVQRDLMVVCCSSPNLPPTLRVGFLPSADETVTWRTLQQPVTTFDYLWTIFDVKPTSDEDNQRYPGLDFSSILVKPSRLFCETGTPVVVFIHGGPHSQFPAEWNSTTAGLVELGFAVLMVNYRGSTGFGQDSILSLIGQIGSQDVKDVQRAVMASLQSDKTLDPKRLAVIGGSHGGFLSCHLIGQYPDSYRACAARNPVINAATLLGTSDIVDWRYTSAGFQFSYDNIPNAETLAAMLLKSPITHAAQIKAPVLLMLGGKDRRVSPHQGLELYKVLKSRGSPVRLLWFPEDGHSLSRVDTQVDCFLNTVLWLNQHL, from the exons ATGGACTCCGACCAAATCACCGGGCTGTACGGAAAGGTCAGCGGCCTGGCTGCTCCAGTTTCAGCTCATGTGAGCGAGGAGCAGCTGCCGGAAGTCCGGATCTACACCGTGACAGCAG AGTGGATCCAGACTGACCTGGTCCGAAACTCCAGACTTCGCTACTCACAGCAGTGGACTCTGATCGCTGACAGCAACAACCACAAGAGCATCAGGACCGTCCTCCCACCTGGGCCATGTTCACCTCTGTCTGGAGA GTTACTGAGTGAACTGTCGCCAATTCGTGGCCTGAGGGCTGTTGTCAGGGAGACGGGCAGCCAGCAGCTCCTAGAG ATCTGGGACCGACACGGCCTCAGGAAAAGCCTCAACCTGTCGGCCCTGAACATCCACGGCAGAGTGTACGACGACA CCCAGTTCGGCTGCCTGTCCTGGTCAGAGTGTGAGAGCAAGCTGCTGTTCGTAGCTGAGCGTAGCCGCAGCTCGTCGGCAGAAACGCGCTCTGGAGAATCCGCGAGCAGAAAG GACAGGAGCGTGTACTGTGAGGACTGGGGCGAGGCTCTGACCAGTAAGAGTGTCCCAGTGCTCTGTGTGGTGGATTTGCATCATGGTGAGGTCCATGTGCTGCAGGGCGTCCCGCAGGACGtctcacctggacag GCGCTGTGGGCTCCCGGCAGCCAGGCTGTGTTTTTTGTCGGCTGGTACCATGAACCTTTCAGACTTGGACTGAAGTTCTGCTCCAACCGCAG GTCGGCTTTATTCAGACTCAGCCTGGATGGACGCTGTG AGTGTATATCGGGGGACAACCTCTCCGTGTCCTGTCCCAGGCTGAGTCCAGATGGGTCCACGTTGATCTACCTGCAGGGCAGTGTGTTTGGGCCTCACAACCAGTGCCTCAGTGTGCAGCAG CTGGACCTGAGCAGTGGGAAGACCTCAACCTTGCTGGACGTGATCAGCAGACCTCAGACTG GTGAATTTGCGGGCGTGTATGAAGCGCTGCCGTCCCGCTGCTGGTCTGCAGACGGTCAGAAAGTCGTGTTCAGCAGCGCCGTTAGAAACTGGAAG GATGTCTTCATGGTGGACAGAGGAACAAAGAAAGTCTCTTCCCTCTCTGATA AACACCAGAGACAGGTGGAAg CTGCAGACGTCTCTGATCTTTCTAAGGTTTATGGAAGCTGGAAGCTACTGACAGTCCAAAGAGACCTGATGGTCGTCTGCTGCTCCAGCCCCAACTTGCCTCCCACGCTG AGGGTGGGATTCCTCCCATCAGCAGACGAGACTGTAACCTGGAGAACTCTGCAGCAGCCCGTCACGACGTTTGATTACCTCTGGACGATCTTTGATGTCAAACCTACATCAGACGAGGACAACCAACGTTACC CTGGTTTAGATTTCAGCTCCATCTTGGTCAAACCGTCCCGTCTCTTCTGTGAAACCGGAACACCTGTAGTTGTCTTCATCCATG GTGGCCCTCACTCCCAGTTCCCTGCAGAGTGGAACAGCACCACCGCTGGACTGGTTGAACTGGGCTTTGCCGTGCTTATGG TGAACTATCGGGGATCCACAGGATTCGGACAAGACAGCATTTTATCCCTGATTGGTCAGATTGGGAGTCAGGATGTAAAAGATGTTCAG CGGGCTGTTATGGCTTCGCTCCAAAGTGACAAAACCCTCGATCCCAAACGCTTGGCTGTGATTGGTGGTTCCCATGGTGGTTTCCTgtcctgtcatctgattggtcAGTACCCAGACTCCTACAGAGCGTGCGCAGCCAGGAATCCGGTCATTAACGCCGCTACGCTACTGGGAACCAGTGACATAGTGGACTG GAGATACACAAGCGCAGGCTTTCAGTTCTCATATGACAACATCCCTAATGCTGAAACCCTGGCTGCAATGTTACTGAAGTCTCCCATCACACATGCAGCACAG ATCAAAGCACCAGTGCTACTGATGTTGGGTGGGAAGGACAGACGAGTTTCTCCTCATCAGGGTCTAGAGCTCTACAAAGTACTGAAGAGCAGAGGCTCACCTGTCAG GTTGTTGTGGTTTCCAGAGGACGGACACTCTCTGTCCAGGGTGGACACTCAGGTTGACTGCTTCCTCAACACCGTGCTGTGGCTGAACCAACACCTCTGA
- the zgc:136971 gene encoding acylamino-acid-releasing enzyme isoform X2 — translation MDSDQITGLYGKVSGLAAPVSAHVSEEQLPEVRIYTVTAEWIQTDLVRNSRLRYSQQWTLIADSNNHKSIRTVLPPGPCSPLSGELLSELSPIRGLRAVVRETGSQQLLEIWDRHGLRKSLNLSALNIHGRVYDDTQFGCLSWSECESKLLFVAERSRSSSAETRSGESASRKDRSVYCEDWGEALTSKSVPVLCVVDLHHGEVHVLQGVPQDVSPGQALWAPGSQAVFFVGWYHEPFRLGLKFCSNRRSALFRLSLDGRCECISGDNLSVSCPRLSPDGSTLIYLQGSVFGPHNQCLSVQQLDLSSGKTSTLLDVISRPQTGEFAGVYEALPSRCWSADGQKVVFSSAVRNWKDVFMVDRGTKKVSSLSDTADVSDLSKVYGSWKLLTVQRDLMVVCCSSPNLPPTLRVGFLPSADETVTWRTLQQPVTTFDYLWTIFDVKPTSDEDNQRYPGLDFSSILVKPSRLFCETGTPVVVFIHGGPHSQFPAEWNSTTAGLVELGFAVLMVNYRGSTGFGQDSILSLIGQIGSQDVKDVQRAVMASLQSDKTLDPKRLAVIGGSHGGFLSCHLIGQYPDSYRACAARNPVINAATLLGTSDIVDWRYTSAGFQFSYDNIPNAETLAAMLLKSPITHAAQIKAPVLLMLGGKDRRVSPHQGLELYKVLKSRGSPVRLLWFPEDGHSLSRVDTQVDCFLNTVLWLNQHL, via the exons ATGGACTCCGACCAAATCACCGGGCTGTACGGAAAGGTCAGCGGCCTGGCTGCTCCAGTTTCAGCTCATGTGAGCGAGGAGCAGCTGCCGGAAGTCCGGATCTACACCGTGACAGCAG AGTGGATCCAGACTGACCTGGTCCGAAACTCCAGACTTCGCTACTCACAGCAGTGGACTCTGATCGCTGACAGCAACAACCACAAGAGCATCAGGACCGTCCTCCCACCTGGGCCATGTTCACCTCTGTCTGGAGA GTTACTGAGTGAACTGTCGCCAATTCGTGGCCTGAGGGCTGTTGTCAGGGAGACGGGCAGCCAGCAGCTCCTAGAG ATCTGGGACCGACACGGCCTCAGGAAAAGCCTCAACCTGTCGGCCCTGAACATCCACGGCAGAGTGTACGACGACA CCCAGTTCGGCTGCCTGTCCTGGTCAGAGTGTGAGAGCAAGCTGCTGTTCGTAGCTGAGCGTAGCCGCAGCTCGTCGGCAGAAACGCGCTCTGGAGAATCCGCGAGCAGAAAG GACAGGAGCGTGTACTGTGAGGACTGGGGCGAGGCTCTGACCAGTAAGAGTGTCCCAGTGCTCTGTGTGGTGGATTTGCATCATGGTGAGGTCCATGTGCTGCAGGGCGTCCCGCAGGACGtctcacctggacag GCGCTGTGGGCTCCCGGCAGCCAGGCTGTGTTTTTTGTCGGCTGGTACCATGAACCTTTCAGACTTGGACTGAAGTTCTGCTCCAACCGCAG GTCGGCTTTATTCAGACTCAGCCTGGATGGACGCTGTG AGTGTATATCGGGGGACAACCTCTCCGTGTCCTGTCCCAGGCTGAGTCCAGATGGGTCCACGTTGATCTACCTGCAGGGCAGTGTGTTTGGGCCTCACAACCAGTGCCTCAGTGTGCAGCAG CTGGACCTGAGCAGTGGGAAGACCTCAACCTTGCTGGACGTGATCAGCAGACCTCAGACTG GTGAATTTGCGGGCGTGTATGAAGCGCTGCCGTCCCGCTGCTGGTCTGCAGACGGTCAGAAAGTCGTGTTCAGCAGCGCCGTTAGAAACTGGAAG GATGTCTTCATGGTGGACAGAGGAACAAAGAAAGTCTCTTCCCTCTCTGATA CTGCAGACGTCTCTGATCTTTCTAAGGTTTATGGAAGCTGGAAGCTACTGACAGTCCAAAGAGACCTGATGGTCGTCTGCTGCTCCAGCCCCAACTTGCCTCCCACGCTG AGGGTGGGATTCCTCCCATCAGCAGACGAGACTGTAACCTGGAGAACTCTGCAGCAGCCCGTCACGACGTTTGATTACCTCTGGACGATCTTTGATGTCAAACCTACATCAGACGAGGACAACCAACGTTACC CTGGTTTAGATTTCAGCTCCATCTTGGTCAAACCGTCCCGTCTCTTCTGTGAAACCGGAACACCTGTAGTTGTCTTCATCCATG GTGGCCCTCACTCCCAGTTCCCTGCAGAGTGGAACAGCACCACCGCTGGACTGGTTGAACTGGGCTTTGCCGTGCTTATGG TGAACTATCGGGGATCCACAGGATTCGGACAAGACAGCATTTTATCCCTGATTGGTCAGATTGGGAGTCAGGATGTAAAAGATGTTCAG CGGGCTGTTATGGCTTCGCTCCAAAGTGACAAAACCCTCGATCCCAAACGCTTGGCTGTGATTGGTGGTTCCCATGGTGGTTTCCTgtcctgtcatctgattggtcAGTACCCAGACTCCTACAGAGCGTGCGCAGCCAGGAATCCGGTCATTAACGCCGCTACGCTACTGGGAACCAGTGACATAGTGGACTG GAGATACACAAGCGCAGGCTTTCAGTTCTCATATGACAACATCCCTAATGCTGAAACCCTGGCTGCAATGTTACTGAAGTCTCCCATCACACATGCAGCACAG ATCAAAGCACCAGTGCTACTGATGTTGGGTGGGAAGGACAGACGAGTTTCTCCTCATCAGGGTCTAGAGCTCTACAAAGTACTGAAGAGCAGAGGCTCACCTGTCAG GTTGTTGTGGTTTCCAGAGGACGGACACTCTCTGTCCAGGGTGGACACTCAGGTTGACTGCTTCCTCAACACCGTGCTGTGGCTGAACCAACACCTCTGA